The segment GTTTCGCAAACCTACTTCAATGCCGTCTACGATCTCCTCTGCTTTTTCTCTCTCCACCTGCCTTTTTACAAGCGCGCGCAATATACCCTCAAGAAGCTTGGTTCTTGAAAATGGTTCACGCTCCCCATTTTTTTTAATCACTGTAAGCGGTATTTCTTCGACTCGTTCGAAGGTGGTAAACCGCTTGGTGCACCCCAGGCATTCCCGCCTTCTTCTAGTGACGTCGCCGGTCTCATTAAGCCTTGAGTCGACAACCTTTGAGTCG is part of the Bacillota bacterium genome and harbors:
- the nrdR gene encoding transcriptional regulator NrdR; its protein translation is MKCPYCGFNDSKVVDSRLNETGDVTRRRRECLGCTKRFTTFERVEEIPLTVIKKNGEREPFSRTKLLEGILRALVKRQVEREKAEEIVDGIEVGLRNEFRHEVQSKELGDRVLKALEQVDKVAYIRFASVYKEFKDLEEFTQELKKFI